In one window of Bradyrhizobium sp. AZCC 1721 DNA:
- a CDS encoding PRC-barrel domain-containing protein, translating to MLTKTAVAGLAASALLASVAFAQQSPSATTDSAKTAAPAAATDTSSFKGTWRASKLVGLNVYNDSNESLGSINDLLTDKSGDIKAAVIGVGGFLGVGEHLVAVPIDKVKFVDEPVAYTGTAGAPATGGARTGAGGGTGTTGAATAPAAPKKNPWYPDHAVFSATKDQLKAMPEFKYSTE from the coding sequence ATGTTAACGAAAACTGCCGTTGCCGGCCTCGCGGCGTCCGCGTTGCTGGCGAGTGTAGCGTTTGCGCAGCAAAGTCCTTCGGCAACGACTGACAGCGCCAAGACCGCCGCACCTGCGGCTGCAACCGATACCTCGTCGTTCAAGGGTACCTGGCGGGCTTCGAAGCTGGTCGGCCTGAACGTGTACAACGATAGCAACGAAAGCCTCGGCTCGATCAATGATCTCCTGACCGACAAGAGCGGCGATATCAAAGCAGCCGTGATCGGTGTCGGCGGCTTCCTCGGCGTCGGCGAGCACCTGGTTGCGGTGCCCATCGACAAGGTGAAGTTCGTTGATGAGCCGGTTGCCTACACCGGCACCGCGGGTGCGCCCGCTACAGGTGGCGCACGGACAGGCGCAGGGGGAGGCACTGGCACGACGGGTGCCGCGACGGCGCCTGCCGCGCCGAAGAAGAATCCGTGGTATCCGGATCACGCTGTGTTCAGCGCGACGAAGGATCAGCTAAAGGCGATGCCGGAGTTCAAGTACTCGACCGAATGA
- a CDS encoding dodecin family protein yields the protein MADSVYKVIELIGTSSESWEKAAAGAVSRAGETLRDLRVAEVVQLDLQLDAQGKVEAYRAKLKVSFKFEGA from the coding sequence ATGGCGGACAGCGTCTACAAGGTCATCGAGCTGATCGGCACCAGCAGCGAATCCTGGGAGAAGGCCGCCGCTGGCGCGGTCAGCCGCGCCGGAGAAACCCTGCGGGATCTTCGTGTTGCCGAAGTGGTCCAGCTTGACTTGCAGCTTGATGCCCAAGGCAAGGTGGAAGCCTACCGCGCCAAGCTGAAAGTCTCATTCAAGTTCGAGGGGGCGTAG